A region of Candidatus Paceibacterota bacterium DNA encodes the following proteins:
- a CDS encoding lamin tail domain-containing protein, translating to MKKKTDKKIISRKAKAVKTRKRSSRSSVAPKKMVSRRIRVVYEEYSKERKDAKVLISFVIPVRILKTESRAALSSCYRSFRKEISGKRFLNKIVASFLIVAINWFSIISIVGTDAYFNDVETSQNNQFSAAQLDFSLSIMMSDGFRTQTQGGWGNGGNEDCVDADSEGQNGKGHGGGNCINGAVGDNPGDYRDEHFNEVFVNGLTVGDEASGYFAHFSTSEAIRDFLPAGKTPGAFTEDHEDPPETEAGVLAGQVVSLALNMGFDEFDPDFGINEGKLEELHASDLGIPCEKMAVGEGMTVGEILAEANLVLSGQTDRFTPEEMNDCVSEINEKFDNGDSVKITPAVSVWRDTVIIKHEGLNFLHGIKAEEASGDADLCEKLTVEAYLNGVLMYSGNLVSFDYKSSVFSDSANEWRFLIGLPADAPDSLAGKTCTMKYIVSGWQENISIPGGGFSDVEEVSDTVGSGEWVSSGEESGEECSDHEDGGCSSGDDEKPEEKKDHEENNEGEEDPEDNGPGSVVMNEFLPNPDGEEYGSDFGKDKDHMPKGEWIELYNTGNSDLDLAGWYFQDADQNTVEITGSNTLESTIIPAHGWLVVYMNGAILDNRGDETIIFYNDKNDVIDSYSYSGGGGCDLEPTPGSINGESASDDCSVVPGNKSYARIPDGTGSWFDPIPTPGKSNETPENLASTESYSNGLAEVQSSDVAGEESAMIPQEGSSGEGAVAEADQGIAGETIGDPNTGNDILITESPDSSSDAAGGVDASSEAVPGTIGDEEADVGDVVALVDPAPSNDVNGENGDPEDGGKTIQAVNPKDVVAGGESQGVVEGDAGI from the coding sequence ATGAAAAAGAAGACGGACAAAAAAATAATCAGCCGGAAGGCGAAGGCTGTAAAAACCCGAAAAAGATCTTCGAGGAGTTCTGTCGCGCCAAAAAAAATGGTTTCAAGAAGGATCAGGGTTGTCTACGAAGAATATTCCAAGGAAAGAAAAGATGCTAAAGTTCTCATATCTTTTGTCATACCCGTGAGAATATTGAAAACAGAATCCCGCGCCGCACTTTCTTCCTGCTATAGATCTTTCAGAAAGGAGATATCGGGCAAAAGATTTCTGAACAAGATCGTCGCTTCTTTCCTCATTGTGGCCATTAATTGGTTTTCGATCATATCCATAGTCGGAACGGATGCATATTTCAATGATGTCGAGACTTCGCAAAACAATCAGTTCAGCGCGGCTCAATTGGATTTTTCACTTAGTATCATGATGTCGGACGGGTTCAGGACCCAGACCCAGGGCGGATGGGGAAATGGAGGCAATGAAGATTGTGTTGATGCGGATTCCGAGGGCCAGAATGGCAAAGGACATGGCGGCGGGAATTGCATTAACGGAGCTGTAGGCGATAATCCCGGAGACTACAGAGATGAGCATTTCAATGAAGTATTTGTGAACGGGCTGACGGTCGGAGATGAAGCGTCCGGCTACTTTGCGCATTTTTCAACGAGCGAAGCTATAAGGGATTTCTTGCCTGCGGGGAAAACCCCCGGGGCATTCACGGAAGACCATGAGGATCCGCCCGAAACCGAAGCGGGAGTTTTGGCGGGGCAAGTTGTTTCTCTGGCGCTAAACATGGGGTTTGATGAATTCGATCCTGACTTTGGCATCAACGAAGGCAAACTTGAAGAACTTCATGCCAGCGACCTTGGAATCCCCTGTGAAAAAATGGCTGTCGGCGAAGGCATGACAGTCGGCGAAATCCTGGCTGAGGCGAATCTGGTCCTGTCGGGGCAGACGGACAGATTCACTCCCGAGGAAATGAATGACTGCGTCAGCGAAATCAACGAAAAATTCGATAACGGAGATAGCGTAAAGATAACTCCGGCCGTATCCGTTTGGAGAGACACCGTCATCATCAAGCATGAGGGATTGAATTTCCTGCACGGCATAAAAGCCGAAGAGGCGTCGGGCGATGCGGATCTTTGCGAAAAGCTTACGGTGGAGGCTTATCTGAATGGAGTTCTCATGTATTCCGGAAACCTTGTCAGCTTTGATTATAAGTCGTCCGTTTTTTCAGATTCGGCAAATGAATGGAGGTTCCTTATCGGACTGCCTGCGGATGCGCCGGATTCGCTTGCCGGAAAGACTTGCACCATGAAATATATAGTTTCCGGTTGGCAGGAAAATATCAGCATCCCGGGCGGAGGATTTTCGGATGTGGAAGAAGTTTCCGATACGGTCGGGAGCGGGGAGTGGGTCTCGAGCGGTGAAGAGAGCGGCGAGGAATGTTCCGATCATGAAGACGGCGGGTGCAGTTCGGGAGACGATGAAAAACCGGAGGAGAAAAAAGATCATGAAGAAAATAATGAAGGCGAGGAAGATCCTGAAGACAATGGTCCCGGATCTGTCGTAATGAATGAATTTTTGCCGAACCCAGACGGCGAAGAATATGGATCTGATTTCGGCAAGGACAAGGACCATATGCCAAAGGGCGAATGGATCGAATTGTATAACACCGGAAATTCCGACCTTGATCTTGCGGGATGGTATTTCCAGGATGCCGATCAGAATACGGTTGAGATCACCGGCAGCAATACGCTGGAGTCGACCATAATTCCGGCTCATGGCTGGCTTGTGGTCTATATGAATGGAGCTATTTTGGACAACAGGGGCGATGAGACAATAATATTTTACAACGATAAGAACGATGTGATCGATTCATACAGCTATTCGGGCGGCGGCGGTTGCGATCTCGAGCCGACTCCGGGAAGCATTAATGGCGAAAGCGCTTCAGACGATTGTTCTGTGGTGCCCGGAAATAAATCCTATGCGAGAATTCCGGATGGAACAGGCTCATGGTTTGATCCGATCCCTACTCCGGGAAAATCAAATGAAACGCCTGAAAATCTTGCTTCGACGGAATCGTATTCGAATGGGCTTGCGGAGGTTCAATCAAGTGATGTTGCTGGTGAAGAAAGCGCCATGATTCCGCAGGAGGGCAGCAGCGGCGAGGGTGCGGTTGCGGAAGCCGATCAGGGAATTGCGGGCGAAACAATCGGCGATCCAAACACCGGAAATGATATTTTGATAACAGAGAGTCCTGATTCTTCTTCGGATGCGGCCGGTGGCGTTGATGCTTCAAGCGAAGCCGTTCCGGGCACGATTGGTGATGAAGAAGCGGATGTAGGCGATGTTGTTGCGCTTGTTGATCCTGCTCCCTCAAATGATGTGAATGGAGAGAATGGAGATCCCGAGGATGGCGGGAAAACGATCCAGGCGGTGAATCCGAAAGATGTCGTTGCGGGAGGCGAGTCGCAGGGCGTGGTCGAAGGAGATGCGGGCATATAA
- a CDS encoding signal peptidase I — MKISKLLNGIFTVFLVLMVLFVVGSMLPIPGNYRLLIVQSGSMEPAIHTGSVVVVRPEADYKAGDVITFGDAGKDKTTTHRVVDLEVAAGKTYFITKGDANKTEDTDRVSEGKVIGRVQASIPYAGYLLAAAKEPAGFVLLVIVPCVIVIFEEILNIRKELKVSGKSKHTPNPSQEGNTSEVAFSKTPNPSQEGNTSEVTFSKTPNPHASWPASPEADSEASKAGSQEVNRNENEGEDEE, encoded by the coding sequence ATGAAAATCTCAAAGCTGCTTAATGGAATATTCACGGTTTTTCTTGTTTTGATGGTCCTGTTTGTCGTCGGTTCAATGCTTCCGATCCCGGGTAATTACAGATTGCTTATCGTACAATCCGGATCGATGGAGCCTGCAATTCACACCGGAAGCGTGGTTGTGGTGAGGCCTGAGGCGGACTATAAAGCGGGGGATGTCATCACATTCGGGGATGCGGGCAAGGACAAGACCACGACGCACAGAGTTGTTGATCTTGAGGTGGCGGCGGGAAAGACATATTTCATCACCAAGGGCGATGCGAACAAGACTGAAGACACGGACAGAGTTTCCGAAGGCAAGGTCATCGGCAGGGTGCAGGCGAGCATTCCCTATGCGGGATATCTTCTTGCCGCGGCAAAAGAGCCGGCCGGATTCGTTCTTTTGGTGATCGTCCCGTGCGTGATTGTGATCTTTGAAGAGATTTTGAATATTCGGAAGGAATTGAAAGTTTCGGGGAAAAGTAAACACACCCCTAACCCCTCTCAAGAGGGGAATACATCTGAAGTTGCTTTCAGCAAAACCCCTAACCCCTCTCAAGAGGGGAATACATCTGAAGTTACTTTCAGCAAAACCCCTAACCCCCATGCCTCGTGGCCCGCTTCGCCGGAGGCTGACAGCGAGGCGAGCAAGGCAGGCTCTCAAGAGGTGAATAGAAATGAGAATGAAGGGGAGGACGAAGAATAG
- a CDS encoding TasA family protein → MNKKIIKSLCIVAIAALAAGGTYSYFQDTETSVGNKFVAGKLNLKIDNTCHYNGKICSKAGEIYMWEGTEEQCFCSWEVKDLNGELFFNLNDVKPGDFGEDTISLHVDNNDAWLCAEVANLKNNDNDCETPELKDEVLAYGAGNETCGNPGLGQGELQSKILFTIWKDNGAGANACNNILDDDETASVIDQPAQAGIWPIADSGDNGAPIGGGSTVCYGVKWNLPLATNNIIQTDSLEGDLKISAIQARHMENFLCSSLSGNEAICGDGIMNGAEQCDDGNTVNGDGCSAACQIENPVCNNGSAQACYSGPSGTLGVGICQAGSQICSNNVWGSCVGEVLPALEVCDALDNNCDGQVDEGLGMTICGVGACQNSVNNCTGGVLNSCTPGTPTVETCDNLDNNCNGTIDEGNPSGGASCSTGLLGLCAAGTTQCQIGGLMCVQNVLPAAETCNGLDDDCNGAIDEAMGTTTCGVGACQNTVNNCTGGVINICTPNSPSAEICDGIDNNCNGAVDDNCN, encoded by the coding sequence ATGAACAAGAAAATAATCAAAAGTTTGTGCATTGTGGCAATTGCGGCGCTGGCGGCGGGCGGAACTTATTCCTATTTCCAGGACACGGAAACGAGCGTGGGAAACAAGTTCGTCGCCGGAAAATTGAATCTGAAGATCGACAACACATGCCACTATAACGGAAAGATCTGTTCCAAGGCTGGCGAGATTTATATGTGGGAAGGGACGGAGGAGCAATGTTTTTGCTCCTGGGAGGTGAAGGACTTGAACGGAGAGCTGTTCTTCAATCTGAACGATGTGAAGCCGGGTGACTTTGGCGAAGACACGATCAGTTTGCATGTCGACAACAATGACGCCTGGCTTTGTGCGGAAGTTGCAAATTTGAAAAATAATGATAATGACTGTGAAACTCCGGAACTGAAGGATGAGGTCCTGGCATATGGCGCAGGAAATGAAACATGCGGAAATCCGGGACTGGGGCAAGGCGAATTGCAGAGCAAAATATTATTTACTATCTGGAAAGATAATGGAGCGGGGGCAAATGCCTGCAATAATATCCTCGACGACGACGAGACTGCTTCCGTGATCGATCAGCCTGCCCAGGCGGGGATTTGGCCGATCGCGGATTCGGGCGATAATGGTGCGCCGATTGGCGGCGGTTCAACGGTTTGTTATGGCGTGAAATGGAATCTTCCGCTTGCAACGAATAATATAATTCAAACAGACAGTCTGGAAGGCGATCTGAAAATTTCAGCTATTCAGGCGAGGCATATGGAAAATTTTCTCTGTTCGAGCCTGAGCGGAAATGAAGCCATTTGCGGAGATGGAATCATGAATGGCGCAGAGCAATGCGATGATGGAAATACTGTGAATGGAGATGGATGCTCCGCTGCGTGCCAGATCGAGAACCCTGTATGCAATAACGGTTCGGCCCAAGCTTGTTATTCCGGTCCGTCAGGCACATTAGGCGTCGGTATTTGCCAAGCAGGAAGTCAGATCTGTTCAAATAATGTCTGGGGATCCTGCGTCGGCGAGGTGTTGCCAGCCCTGGAAGTCTGCGACGCGCTTGATAATAATTGCGACGGGCAAGTCGACGAGGGTTTGGGTATGACTATATGCGGTGTTGGCGCATGCCAGAACTCGGTGAATAACTGCACAGGCGGTGTGTTGAATTCCTGTACGCCTGGAACTCCAACTGTGGAGACGTGTGACAATTTAGATAATAATTGTAATGGAACGATCGATGAGGGAAATCCCAGCGGAGGCGCTTCTTGCTCAACAGGTCTGCTTGGGCTTTGTGCGGCAGGAACAACTCAATGTCAAATTGGCGGATTGATGTGCGTTCAGAATGTTCTCCCGGCTGCAGAGACATGCAACGGTCTCGATGATGATTGCAATGGCGCGATCGACGAAGCTATGGGTACGACAACCTGCGGAGTGGGGGCATGCCAGAACACGGTGAATAATTGCACGGGAGGCGTGATAAATATCTGCACGCCTAACTCGCCGTCTGCAGAAATATGCGACGGCATAGACAATAATTGCAATGGCGCAGTTGATGATAATTGCAATTAA
- a CDS encoding VWA domain-containing protein: MNIKIVRKLSHGVNKRIAMSLGIIGIVAAMAIGATSSFFSDTETSSGNVFAAGAIDLKVDNESYYNGEAFPGTTFGPSDLEEGILIINFRDLKPDDEGEDTISLHVNDNDAWLCMDMSLTSNDDLSSNEPELKAPDAQDVPGDAWDGELAGLVQMAWWIDDGDNVLEEGETLLSNGAQTITNFFGEDKTFTADLADSTTNVWTGVPGPAKGSETYYIGKGWCFGTMTLAPVVQDGQGKTGSNGPTSGRGTGFSCDGAQLGNESQTDGATMDIAFRAVQARHNPDYTCGNEQPRLSTITVTKEVVNDNGGQNVVGDFALFIDNGGGPIPVTSGAAVQVAPGSYTVSETGLAGYASSFMGPDCDATGQIVLGVGENKACTIKNDDILDTHAKLTVTKIVFGGTKQISDFPLFVDSTSVASGVENVFSAGSYTVSETSQADYTGVISGDCAANGSITLSAGGVNSCTITNTFINQCFGKADVMLVLDRSGSIDTTELAQLKTAAKAFVSTLAPSADGIHIGMVSFSDTATLNAHLTGDASAINSAIDSLVAGGFTNLQHGIKLAGIELQNPGDGHDRTDSDSKDVIVIITDGEPNRCFDTALPSCDLANSQAAAEIQADTAKAAGSEIYGVGVGITASNATFLQSDIVSPPPSTHYYDTANYAGLETILENLATCAQ, translated from the coding sequence ATGAATATAAAAATTGTGAGAAAACTATCTCACGGGGTAAACAAGAGAATTGCGATGAGCCTCGGCATCATCGGGATCGTTGCCGCAATGGCGATCGGCGCAACGTCATCTTTCTTCTCCGACACGGAAACATCGAGCGGAAATGTTTTTGCGGCCGGAGCGATCGATCTCAAGGTGGACAACGAAAGCTATTATAACGGCGAAGCCTTCCCGGGAACGACCTTCGGGCCGTCGGACCTTGAAGAGGGGATACTGATCATCAACTTCAGGGACCTGAAGCCGGACGATGAAGGAGAGGACACCATTTCGCTACACGTCAACGATAATGACGCGTGGCTCTGCATGGATATGTCGCTCACTTCCAATGACGACCTTTCATCCAACGAGCCGGAACTCAAAGCTCCGGACGCGCAGGATGTGCCGGGCGATGCCTGGGACGGAGAATTGGCAGGTCTTGTGCAGATGGCCTGGTGGATCGATGACGGAGATAATGTGCTGGAAGAGGGCGAGACGCTTCTTTCCAATGGCGCGCAGACGATCACGAACTTTTTCGGCGAGGACAAGACATTCACTGCAGACCTGGCAGATTCCACAACCAATGTGTGGACCGGAGTTCCAGGGCCCGCCAAGGGATCGGAAACCTATTATATAGGCAAGGGATGGTGCTTTGGGACCATGACGCTCGCTCCGGTTGTCCAGGACGGCCAGGGGAAGACGGGAAGCAATGGGCCGACTTCAGGCCGCGGAACCGGATTTTCGTGCGATGGCGCTCAGCTTGGGAATGAAAGCCAGACCGACGGCGCGACGATGGACATCGCTTTTCGCGCCGTGCAAGCGAGGCACAACCCGGATTACACTTGCGGAAATGAACAGCCTCGATTATCAACGATCACAGTCACCAAGGAGGTCGTGAACGATAACGGCGGACAAAATGTTGTCGGCGATTTTGCGCTTTTCATTGATAACGGCGGCGGGCCGATCCCGGTCACTTCAGGCGCTGCGGTCCAGGTTGCTCCGGGAAGCTATACTGTGAGCGAGACCGGACTTGCGGGCTATGCGTCTTCTTTCATGGGACCGGATTGTGATGCAACCGGACAGATCGTTCTTGGTGTCGGAGAGAATAAGGCATGCACCATAAAGAACGACGACATACTGGACACTCACGCAAAGCTGACAGTCACAAAAATAGTTTTCGGCGGAACAAAACAGATCAGCGATTTTCCTTTGTTTGTCGATTCGACATCCGTGGCGAGCGGAGTTGAAAATGTATTCAGTGCGGGCAGTTACACAGTCAGCGAGACATCGCAAGCGGATTATACCGGAGTTATCAGCGGAGATTGCGCAGCAAACGGGAGCATCACTCTTTCTGCCGGTGGCGTGAATTCCTGCACGATCACGAATACATTCATCAATCAATGCTTCGGCAAGGCGGACGTAATGCTGGTTCTTGACAGGTCGGGAAGCATCGACACAACCGAACTGGCGCAATTGAAGACCGCGGCCAAAGCTTTTGTGAGCACTCTGGCTCCATCCGCAGACGGCATTCACATCGGCATGGTGAGCTTTTCGGACACGGCAACGCTGAACGCGCATCTCACCGGAGATGCTTCCGCGATAAATTCAGCGATCGATTCGCTTGTTGCGGGAGGATTTACCAATCTTCAGCATGGGATCAAACTGGCAGGGATCGAGCTTCAGAATCCGGGAGATGGCCATGACAGGACGGATTCCGATTCGAAAGACGTGATTGTTATCATAACCGATGGAGAACCTAATCGCTGTTTCGATACCGCGCTTCCTTCATGCGATCTTGCGAACTCGCAAGCTGCGGCCGAGATCCAGGCAGACACGGCCAAAGCGGCAGGCAGTGAAATCTATGGCGTAGGAGTCGGGATCACCGCTTCTAATGCGACATTCCTGCAAAGTGACATTGTCAGTCCTCCGCCGTCGACTCATTATTACGACACAGCGAACTATGCGGGTTTGGAAACAATATTGGAAAATTTAGCGACCTGCGCGCAGTAA
- a CDS encoding DUF642 domain-containing protein, translating into MNRIMPTSGGKKILISLGIIGIVGAMAIGATMSFFSDTETSAGNIFVAGDLDLKVDHTFASYNGGECVSDCVETGSDLVTNGGFETPDVPAGGWAIYPDASLTSWTIESGSGLEIQDHAAGNPHAGNQLAELDSYGSSAISQVITTVAGGKYRLTFWHSPRPGIAAPDNTIGATVRVVSDNSVLVNDTIGAGASGGSNTSWTSYSYDFVAVDSATKVMFSDMGTSNSYGGYLDDISARELSCSNAYPNGGTCTLWGEKDLGEGDTFWKFDDVKPGDHGINVISLHVDSNDAFACLITNNVDDQENDLIAPETAAGDVLNAGLPSGYGELSQFIRAFAWNDANNNGIYELGEIQLLPPNTPVIDTELLQLSLTGGGPAQYIGLAWCAGTQSLSGNNILCDGSTMGNIAQTDSFTADVTAYAEQQRNNPDFNCASVVLP; encoded by the coding sequence ATGAATAGAATTATGCCCACTTCGGGCGGAAAGAAAATACTTATAAGTTTAGGTATTATCGGAATTGTCGGGGCGATGGCGATCGGTGCGACGATGTCTTTCTTTTCAGACACGGAAACGTCGGCGGGGAACATTTTTGTTGCGGGCGATCTGGATTTGAAAGTGGATCACACATTTGCATCCTATAACGGAGGCGAGTGCGTGAGTGATTGCGTTGAAACCGGAAGCGATCTTGTCACGAACGGCGGATTTGAAACTCCCGATGTACCGGCGGGCGGATGGGCGATCTATCCTGATGCCAGTCTGACAAGCTGGACCATCGAGTCCGGTTCAGGCCTGGAGATCCAGGATCATGCGGCGGGAAATCCTCATGCAGGAAACCAGCTTGCGGAACTTGACAGCTATGGCTCTTCGGCGATCTCTCAAGTGATCACAACCGTTGCCGGCGGAAAATATCGATTGACTTTCTGGCATTCACCCCGTCCCGGAATTGCGGCTCCCGATAATACTATCGGAGCGACCGTTAGGGTTGTGAGCGACAATTCAGTGCTTGTGAATGATACGATCGGCGCAGGAGCATCCGGCGGTTCAAACACCAGCTGGACATCGTATTCCTATGATTTCGTTGCGGTTGATTCCGCTACAAAAGTTATGTTCTCGGATATGGGAACAAGTAATTCCTATGGCGGATACCTTGACGATATCAGTGCGAGAGAGCTTAGCTGCAGCAACGCCTATCCAAATGGCGGAACTTGCACGCTTTGGGGAGAAAAAGATCTTGGAGAAGGCGATACTTTCTGGAAATTTGATGATGTGAAGCCGGGCGATCATGGAATAAATGTTATCAGTCTTCATGTTGATTCAAACGACGCTTTTGCGTGTTTGATCACAAACAATGTTGATGACCAGGAAAATGATCTTATTGCTCCCGAGACTGCGGCCGGCGATGTGCTGAATGCCGGTTTGCCAAGCGGGTACGGAGAGCTTTCACAGTTCATCAGGGCATTTGCATGGAATGACGCGAATAATAATGGAATTTACGAATTGGGCGAAATTCAGCTTTTGCCTCCGAATACGCCTGTGATTGACACCGAGCTTCTGCAACTTTCGCTTACGGGCGGGGGTCCGGCTCAATATATCGGACTGGCCTGGTGCGCAGGAACACAGTCGCTTTCAGGTAATAATATCCTATGCGACGGATCGACTATGGGCAACATTGCTCAGACTGATTCGTTTACCGCAGATGTCACGGCTTATGCCGAACAGCAGAGGAATAATCCGGATTTCAATTGCGCGAGCGTGGTTCTGCCGTAA
- a CDS encoding TasA family protein, with product MNKIVKSLAVVAFVGAIAIGATSSYFSDTETSTGNTFTAGAIDLKIDSHATYNGQDVANGTWALKDLVGDTKDAQGLTVLGDRFFNFADVKPGDSGENTISLHVDNNDAWGCVNIIPTKNDDVSSNEPELEAGDAVNTDSIFDGELAQNMIFTIWADVGATGGAVPGDNKYQKENGDILLGTSAGPLAPITYALATPAGNVFNGSANSPLVGTQTYYIGAGWSIPNTVGNIIQTDTYQADVSFYVIQSRNNANFVCPSVAPAAKTLRLENETIVEGGPWTVINDNTYADLTWVGDGNTFDYTLTAQGLPNNTNYSLIYYADGWPGNNPGKLIGNYTSSGTGTITSGSVSIDLGMDLPSMPDGNFTVGAKIWLVLASDYNAGTSSMIAWNPSQYLFEGNVYINYQDLNN from the coding sequence ATGAATAAAATCGTAAAAAGTCTTGCAGTTGTCGCCTTTGTCGGCGCAATTGCGATCGGAGCGACAAGCTCATACTTTTCCGATACCGAAACATCGACAGGAAACACTTTCACTGCCGGTGCGATTGATCTGAAGATCGACAGTCATGCAACATATAATGGTCAGGACGTTGCCAATGGCACTTGGGCACTAAAGGACTTAGTAGGCGATACTAAGGATGCACAGGGCCTAACTGTACTAGGCGATAGATTCTTTAATTTCGCTGATGTAAAACCTGGAGACTCTGGAGAAAACACGATCAGCTTGCATGTTGACAACAATGATGCTTGGGGTTGCGTCAATATTATTCCAACCAAGAACGACGATGTAAGCTCAAATGAACCTGAATTGGAAGCAGGAGACGCAGTCAACACTGACAGCATTTTCGACGGAGAGCTTGCTCAGAATATGATCTTTACAATCTGGGCTGATGTTGGTGCGACAGGTGGAGCAGTTCCTGGTGATAATAAATACCAAAAGGAAAATGGCGACATTTTGCTTGGAACAAGCGCAGGTCCCTTAGCGCCTATTACTTATGCTTTGGCCACTCCGGCAGGAAATGTCTTTAACGGTTCGGCCAACAGCCCATTAGTTGGTACTCAAACCTATTATATTGGTGCCGGCTGGAGTATTCCTAACACGGTTGGAAACATTATCCAGACCGACACATATCAGGCTGACGTTTCCTTCTATGTTATACAGTCCAGAAACAATGCGAATTTTGTTTGTCCGAGCGTTGCGCCGGCAGCCAAAACACTTCGACTTGAAAACGAAACTATAGTAGAAGGTGGTCCATGGACAGTGATCAATGACAACACCTATGCTGATCTTACTTGGGTAGGTGATGGAAATACATTTGACTACACTTTAACTGCACAAGGTTTGCCTAATAATACCAATTATAGCTTGATCTATTATGCTGATGGATGGCCAGGAAATAATCCCGGTAAATTAATCGGCAATTATACGTCAAGTGGAACAGGTACAATCACGTCTGGTTCAGTTTCGATCGATTTGGGAATGGATTTACCCTCAATGCCTGATGGCAACTTTACAGTTGGTGCAAAGATCTGGTTGGTTCTTGCATCTGATTACAATGCCGGAACAAGTTCAATGATCGCTTGGAATCCAAGCCAGTATTTGTTTGAAGGCAATGTATATATCAATTACCAGGATTTGAATAACTAA
- a CDS encoding four helix bundle protein, whose product MENNNSKFKNEFKKRLYGWVLRLIGFIDKLPRDSTCSVLGRQLLRSGTSILANYIEANSASSKKDFINFFTHALKSANESKVWLMLLKDTNKGEKNELHWLLKELLEIANILASSILTLKGKK is encoded by the coding sequence ATGGAAAATAACAATTCAAAGTTTAAAAATGAATTCAAAAAAAGGCTTTATGGATGGGTCTTGAGGCTGATAGGGTTTATTGACAAGCTTCCGAGAGATTCAACGTGCAGTGTTTTAGGAAGGCAACTGCTCAGAAGTGGAACAAGCATTCTTGCAAATTATATTGAAGCTAATTCCGCGAGCTCAAAAAAAGATTTTATCAATTTTTTCACCCATGCATTAAAGTCTGCCAATGAATCGAAAGTGTGGCTAATGCTATTGAAAGACACAAATAAAGGCGAAAAGAACGAGTTGCATTGGTTACTGAAGGAATTATTGGAAATAGCTAATATTTTGGCATCAAGCATATTGACATTGAAAGGCAAGAAATAA
- a CDS encoding NUDIX hydrolase — protein MPSEKPLAVAIAAVIKDGKILLIKRIKGDYVGLWGLPGGKIEKDEHFQGAARREIMEESGIETEFEKYLGLVSEHLVENGIIQHFLLHVSRLDPKTMEISNDIEGVLEWFELDSIGDKKNQIIPSDFLMIEKMAIGEEGNYFECVIEKSGDSHTLKRFE, from the coding sequence ATGCCAAGTGAAAAACCGCTTGCGGTCGCCATCGCCGCAGTAATAAAAGATGGCAAGATTCTCCTGATCAAACGGATCAAGGGGGACTATGTCGGACTTTGGGGGCTTCCCGGTGGGAAGATCGAAAAAGACGAGCACTTCCAGGGTGCCGCAAGGCGCGAGATCATGGAAGAGTCGGGGATCGAAACCGAGTTTGAAAAATACCTCGGCCTTGTTTCCGAGCATCTTGTCGAAAACGGGATCATCCAGCATTTTTTATTGCATGTCTCGAGGCTTGATCCGAAAACAATGGAAATATCCAATGATATCGAAGGGGTCCTGGAATGGTTCGAATTGGATTCGATAGGGGATAAAAAAAACCAGATAATTCCCAGTGATTTTCTGATGATCGAGAAGATGGCGATCGGGGAGGAAGGCAACTATTTTGAATGCGTTATTGAAAAATCCGGCGATTCCCACACGCTGAAGAGATTTGAATGA